The Eubacteriales bacterium genome window below encodes:
- the plsY gene encoding glycerol-3-phosphate 1-O-acyltransferase PlsY has product MDNLIFKLIISAIQAYLLGCIIFSYILSRIINKKDIRELGSGNAGSTNMLRNYGLKWGILALAGDVLKGSLAVFFGYLLAGRTGMYVAAVFVMLGHNWPVFLQFKGGKGIAVTLGALIVIMPIHTLIIFAAAIVIMVLTRTVSIGSLAGSVIYVITAFVFFPSDTYLHIAIIVLALSAFFSHRENIKRILKGQESKIKLSKNGIMEKIKKNKVKDDEPVSAK; this is encoded by the coding sequence TTGGACAATTTGATTTTTAAACTTATAATATCAGCGATTCAGGCGTACTTACTTGGGTGTATTATATTTTCTTATATCTTAAGCCGTATAATCAATAAAAAGGATATTAGAGAGCTCGGAAGCGGCAATGCCGGGTCTACCAACATGCTCAGGAACTACGGCTTGAAATGGGGCATTTTAGCGCTCGCAGGCGATGTGCTTAAAGGTAGTTTGGCTGTTTTTTTCGGTTATTTGCTCGCTGGAAGGACCGGTATGTACGTTGCGGCAGTATTCGTTATGCTGGGGCATAATTGGCCGGTGTTTCTGCAGTTTAAAGGCGGAAAGGGAATTGCAGTAACTTTAGGCGCTCTTATAGTTATAATGCCCATACACACACTTATAATATTTGCAGCAGCTATAGTAATAATGGTTTTGACCAGAACGGTGTCGATAGGGTCTCTCGCCGGTTCTGTCATTTACGTTATAACGGCATTTGTGTTTTTCCCTTCGGATACTTATCTTCATATAGCTATCATAGTGCTGGCATTGTCTGCATTTTTCTCGCATAGGGAAAATATAAAGCGCATATTAAAAGGGCAGGAATCTAAGATAAAGCTTTCAAAGAATGGCATAATGGAAAAAATAAAAAAAAATAAAGTAAAAGACGACGAACCTGTTTCAGCCAAATAA
- the der gene encoding ribosome biogenesis GTPase Der, producing the protein MAMPIVAIVGRPNVGKSTFFNRITGKRIAIVKDTPGVTRDRIYADAEWNGITFSLVDTGGIDLNTSDVILKQMREQVQIAIDTADVILFFTDAKQGLIPEDYEVAMMLRHTKKPVIVVVNKVDNKKDEQEVYDFYSLGIGEIFGISSAQGLGLGDLLDKIVSYLKDFKTAEQEDMIKIAIVGKPNAGKSSLANRIIGESRSIVSDIPGTTRDAIDSYFTRDDQKYMIIDTAGLRRKSRIEDATIERYSVIRTLAAVKRADVVIIMIDATDGVTEQDVKIAGFVDDEGKPVVIAVNKWDLIDKDTYTVNSFNDKIMSAMLFMKYAQIVYISALSGQRVDKLLDEALNAYKNSAKRLTTGLLNDCINEAITVTQPPSDKGRRLKIYYATQVAVSPPFFVLFVNDEKLVHFSYKRYLENYLRKTFDFKGTPIRIAFREKNE; encoded by the coding sequence ATGGCGATGCCAATAGTAGCGATTGTCGGGCGTCCGAACGTAGGCAAATCCACATTTTTCAACAGGATAACTGGCAAAAGGATAGCTATAGTTAAGGATACTCCCGGCGTGACAAGGGACCGTATATACGCAGATGCAGAATGGAACGGCATCACTTTTTCTTTGGTAGACACCGGAGGGATAGATTTAAATACCTCGGATGTGATTTTAAAACAGATGAGGGAACAGGTCCAAATTGCTATCGATACTGCAGATGTGATACTGTTTTTTACCGATGCAAAGCAGGGCCTTATACCGGAAGACTATGAAGTTGCCATGATGCTTAGGCATACTAAAAAACCGGTCATCGTCGTAGTTAATAAAGTAGACAATAAAAAAGACGAACAGGAAGTCTATGATTTTTATAGCTTGGGTATAGGCGAAATATTTGGCATATCTTCGGCACAGGGGTTAGGATTGGGGGATCTTTTAGATAAGATAGTGTCTTATTTAAAAGATTTTAAAACTGCTGAGCAGGAAGATATGATAAAAATAGCTATCGTCGGAAAGCCAAATGCGGGGAAGTCATCTTTAGCTAACAGGATAATAGGCGAAAGCAGGTCTATAGTAAGCGACATACCAGGGACGACCAGGGACGCTATAGACTCTTATTTTACGAGAGACGACCAAAAATATATGATAATAGATACAGCTGGGTTGAGGCGTAAATCCAGGATAGAAGATGCTACGATAGAACGTTACAGCGTTATAAGAACTCTGGCAGCGGTTAAAAGGGCAGACGTAGTAATAATAATGATCGACGCGACAGATGGGGTGACAGAACAGGATGTAAAGATAGCCGGATTTGTCGACGACGAAGGCAAGCCTGTAGTTATAGCAGTCAATAAATGGGACTTAATTGATAAGGATACGTACACTGTAAACTCCTTTAATGATAAAATAATGAGTGCGATGCTTTTTATGAAATATGCCCAAATCGTATATATATCCGCTCTTAGCGGACAAAGGGTTGATAAGCTGTTAGATGAAGCATTAAACGCATATAAGAACAGCGCGAAACGTCTGACGACCGGGTTGTTAAACGACTGTATAAATGAAGCGATAACAGTGACACAGCCCCCTTCGGACAAAGGCAGGCGCTTAAAGATTTACTATGCCACGCAAGTTGCCGTTTCACCGCCGTTTTTTGTATTATTTGTTAATGACGAGAAGCTGGTTCATTTTTCTTATAAGAGATATCTTGAAAATTATCTGAGGAAAACCTTTGATTTTAAAGGCACACCGATTAGAATAGCCTTTAGGGAGAAGAACGAATAA
- a CDS encoding DUF512 domain-containing protein, with the protein MGFTVSKVNRELKHLIKSGDEIQKINNEDFIDYVDYVYFSAQKNLKIDLKRNGKHISVNINKDEDTPLALEFKESLFGKKRVCLNNCIFCFVSQLPKGLRKTLYVKDEDWRYSLIMGNYITMSSISDAELTRICKRGASPLYISVHTIDEGLRKKILGNETARPIKETLNILLENNINFHAQVVLMAGINDGKVLKETIGYLSSLENCLSLAVVPVGLTKFREGLYPISVLNKESAEKAIDVINIAQKEILKKRGTRFVFPSDEMYLRAKYVLPQYEEYEDFCQIENGVGMIRLFEREVKNAIEDFSDVKPIKRKISIATGMDSYDFMVECINNIKSAFDIDVLIYPIKNDFFGDSITVSGLITGGDLNNQLLNKPLGKELIIPDCMLRDRKDTFLDDVTVDELSESLNVKVCPVKADGESFVLSVLGQKEI; encoded by the coding sequence ATGGGGTTTACCGTTTCAAAGGTAAATAGGGAGCTTAAACATTTAATTAAAAGTGGCGACGAGATCCAAAAGATAAATAATGAGGATTTTATCGATTATGTAGATTACGTTTATTTCAGTGCCCAAAAAAACTTAAAAATAGATCTTAAAAGAAACGGAAAACACATTTCAGTAAATATAAACAAAGATGAAGACACTCCTTTAGCTTTAGAATTTAAAGAAAGCCTTTTTGGCAAAAAAAGAGTCTGTTTAAATAACTGTATATTTTGTTTTGTGAGCCAGCTTCCAAAAGGACTGAGAAAAACTCTTTATGTAAAAGATGAGGATTGGAGATATTCCCTTATAATGGGGAATTATATAACGATGTCCTCTATTTCTGATGCAGAGCTTACCCGTATATGTAAACGTGGGGCAAGCCCCCTGTATATATCGGTACATACGATTGATGAGGGGCTTAGGAAAAAGATACTGGGAAATGAAACGGCGCGCCCGATTAAGGAAACGTTGAATATCTTACTTGAAAATAATATTAACTTTCATGCCCAGGTCGTTTTAATGGCCGGAATAAACGACGGGAAAGTTTTAAAGGAGACTATCGGTTATTTATCGTCTCTTGAAAACTGCCTTTCGCTTGCGGTAGTCCCTGTTGGGCTTACAAAGTTTAGAGAAGGGCTTTACCCTATTTCCGTGTTAAATAAAGAATCGGCAGAAAAAGCAATCGACGTTATTAACATAGCTCAAAAGGAAATTTTAAAAAAGCGAGGGACAAGATTTGTCTTCCCTTCGGACGAAATGTATTTAAGGGCAAAATACGTTTTGCCGCAATATGAAGAGTACGAGGATTTTTGCCAGATAGAAAACGGCGTTGGCATGATTCGCCTCTTTGAACGGGAAGTAAAAAACGCAATAGAGGATTTTTCAGATGTAAAACCGATTAAAAGAAAAATTAGTATTGCAACAGGTATGGATTCTTATGATTTTATGGTAGAATGTATAAATAACATAAAATCGGCTTTTGATATAGACGTTTTAATCTATCCTATAAAAAATGATTTTTTTGGAGACAGCATTACGGTTTCCGGCCTTATAACAGGCGGGGATTTAAATAACCAGCTTTTAAATAAGCCGCTTGGCAAGGAGCTTATAATTCCTGACTGCATGCTTCGGGATAGAAAAGATACGTTTTTAGATGATGTTACCGTAGATGAACTTTCTGAAAGCCTTAACGTTAAGGTGTGTCCGGTTAAGGCAGATGGAGAAAGTTTTGTCTTGTCGGTTTTAGGGCAAAAGGAGATATAA